TGGAACTGGAGCTGCTGACGTTCTGTGATGTTCCTCCCCTGTGCGATGAATTTAGTCACAAGCTCACACTAATTCTTTTAAGGAGGAAACTGGATCATAgttaacttgtgtgtgtgtgtgtgtgtgtgtgtgtgtgtggagccagGGTTGTTCTCATTCTTCTTTGTAAAGCCTGTTTAGAGGGAAAGagaagtgagaggaggaggatgcgaTGAGCGCTTAAGTTTCAGCTCAGCTTCTGGCAGAGTCCACATTTAATGATGCTGAGGAGTGTTGACTAATCTAGAATTTAAGAGACAAAACAGGGAAAAGAGGGAATTTGCTGGGGGGTGGGGATGGGGCACTTCTCTGTCCTAGATACCATGGAAGGTTTGGCTCAAGATGAACTTTGTTGAACCCCAGCTGAGGCTCACATAGCTCAGGAATGTTAGCCCCATCCTGTCAGTCTCCTCGCTCTCGTTGTGGCTCCATTATTTCACCTCACTGTCTTTAAAACATGCCTGTAAAACACAGGATTGAACCCAAAGGTAGTGAGGGTGAAGTCACCTCGATTTGTGTCCATTTGTCATGTCTGAGTCTCTCTGTTGTGTAGGGAATGGAGTCACTGTTGGTTAGAGACAAGCTTTATCAgtgttgttttgctttaatGCTTTAACATGATGGTTTACAAAAATCATGCCATGTCTGAATATGAGACTACAGGTAGTAGCTTTGTATAGAGTAGAGTGTATAGAGTACTCTATACAAAGTACTCTGTTTCCAGGTATACAGTCTGGAAACAGCctggctctgtctgtctatgaATGGCTTGATACCACTATTTTGTGTCTGTAATTATTATCAATATCACAATCTAAAGATACCAATATTTCTTATTTAAGGTTTTTGGATCATATACTGTAggtatattttaattttgactCGTATCAGACTGATACTGAGTACTATAACACATCTATGGCACttacaaaagacaaaagtgttTCATTGCTAAGTACAGctttcttagttttttttgtacataataTCTAACAGTTTTGTGAAGTTTTAGGGATGGCACGATACCACTTTCTCAtgtccaataccgatatcacaaactgaactatctaccgataccgacaTCACTCTGATACAGTacttttagaccttttaaactaTGGAGCTGTTAAGAACACATATTTTTcccatgaaaagaaataaacagcccacaacataaCACAGCTAAAATACTCTTGCTGTGATTTTTAACCGGGATCGGACCAATATTGAGTATCATATCGGCTCATTCCATTTAAGTTTAaggttgatttttttcattttataaataGAAATTGTCGCAAACTATAAATGACTGATCCCTTCAGTCAAAATCTGATCTACATGCTACATGCCTTCGTGACAGCTTCATCTGTTCATGCCTTTAACGTGATATTATTGAAGATttctgaagaaagaaaacattttcaccGGTGCCAAGTAAAACAAATTCTTGGAACTTTGTCATCATTGCCCATTTTGTTTAGCCATTATTTGGCACTATTTCTTTAGTCATGTACaattaaaatataacaaattcAACTTCACATTGTCATGTTTTAATCAGATTCATAGTCAAAGCAGGAACATGTTTGAAAATGGTTAatatagtgtgtatatatatatatatatatatatatatatatatatatatatatatatatatatatatatatatatatacaaattgaAATATCATCCATCTCCTTCCACCCTCCTGGGATGTATTATATTTCAAGTTGTCAAATatcatcatattttattcatggaAACACATACCTACCAGACTCAGCATACCCTGGGgaagaaaagacattttgtcaATTCTTGTACACTGAGTTGTAGCTCTTACCAGATTGTTGCGTCTTATAAACCCAACACAGAAACCTGTAAATGTCACTTTTGTCCAACTTGTCTTATTCAGATAGCGTTGGAAGCGTGTTATTGAGATGTTGATGCCGCTCTACCTCAGTCATCTTCCACCTGTTTGTAATGCAGATCAATTCAGCAGCACCGGGAAGCGCAGACTCCACAATGAGCATAATGCTGAATCAACACCTCTGAAACACAGTCTGAAGAAAAGCTCAATATGAAAGAAATTGGCTGCAGAGAACTTGTAACTCGAGCACTAACTTGTAACAGTAAATCAGGCTTATTTTGCCGAATGCACTAATCAAGTTGATGGAACTGTTATTGCTTCAGAAATTCATGTTGTCACTAACGGAGAGCTTATATTCAGTGTTTAAtgccttttattttgtacaaGCAACCTCCattatgctgtttttttgttgtggacATGTCCATGGCTGGGGTATACCATCTGTTAATCAATGCTTTCTATGCTAATGATGGGCAGAGTGCATTGTGGGAATGGATCCAGTGTGGCCATTAAGTGACACCAGCCGAGGATCATTGATTTGTCTGTTGAATCGAGCATTGCCAAgatgcactctcacacacacacacacacacacacacatgcacaaacatgcaCTTATAACTGGATTATCTCcattactctgtgtgtgtgtgtgtgtgtcttggggCCGGTTCATACTTAGCCTGTTCCTCGTCTGCAGAAAGCCTCTTCACATTTCTGCAGGcacgcacagagagagactgatgGATTAAGTAAGGCGAAACGTTCTGAACTGTATGTTTTGAAGAAATAAGCAGGGCCTCTGGGTGCAGGCAAAACAAAAGGACACCACAAACAGTGAGACATAGAAATCCTGCTGACACCAAATTGCCAGACATAAAAAGCATAGCACTGTTACACAACTGCACAGGTTACATGTGTAATCTACCAGCGATGTGAAAGCAGAGATCAGTCTTCAGGCCTGCTTCTGGTAAACTTAGGGGTTGTCACGATACTACAACTCTATATTTGATACCACTGTTTGTCTTGTTACTGTTATTTGTGTTACTACTTTCCACCAAACAAATCTTTGTATTGATTAGTATCTGGGTATAGATGTTTTTGACAACCCTAGTTTAACTGTATGTGGAATATTGTGGGCACTCTAGTCTGTCACAGAGCATTTCAACACCTAACGGTGGGTAATTCGGCTTCACCTCTTCTGTTCTTTCTTGACCATCTATCACTTCTTGTTCTCTTTTTAGGCTTCCTCTTTCTCATTCTTTCCTCTCACCGCTCACCTCACTGTCACTGGGAGTAAGATGACAAGGGGCAGAGAATCACACCATGGTGTGAAATGTTCGACTCAAGTTGTGAGGACTTACAGTATAGATGAAAAGGATGCACAAAGAGGTTGTGAGACAAggatgttttatattgttcttTAGACCTTTTATATAGTTTTAACCTACTAAAGACACAAGACTTGAATCAAAGAATAGTGGGACTGGAGGAAATTGTGCTGCacaatgtgaaatgtgtgtgtgtgtatatacagccATAATACAGCCAGTATTATGCATGAGGCAGCATTGTGTGAAGGGCTCTGTTATGATCTGTTATGTCATTTATTAGACCTCGGCCTTctgtttgtggttttaaatggagaggaagaaaatgaagcAACATTTGTTGTCTGCAGTGTAAAATTTATGTTATTTAAGTAGGACatacccccccacacacacattcaaattcgcacagctatccttttaaggactttGCATcgatttgcattcatttggacagcctaactaaagctttaaccataaccactatacttagccctaaacttaaccagttcctcagaaatgaggatcTGTTTCATTGGGACCACATTTTGGTCACTTGTCCTAATGAGGTAACACATACaagtaaacacatacacactgtgtgttgttttttgctgacgttgtacatttttttaatggctTTTCCCATGGTGATTGGGTTAATGATGGTATTGAACCTCAGATATGCTGATAGATGGATTTTGTTAGTTTGGAAATGAGCCAGTATTAGGGTCATCGGCTCCAGTTTTGAGTCATTACAGAAAActgttgtttgtccctgtttcCACTCTTTTATGCTAAGCATCTGCTGGCTTTTGCTCCTTATTTAGCAAACGGATCTTAGAACAGAATTTGTTTTAGCATTAAACTAAAAGCAAGGAGTTTAATGACAGACCTATATTTAAATGCcatttactcacatttttaTGACTCAAATGTGGAAAGAATTAGAGCCGGAGTTAGTTACCGATTCAAATGATCGGAAACCAGAATAATTTTACATACACatggaacattttttttgcatgtaatTAAATCCCACTACCTGAATTGTGATCAGAACCATGTTGATATTCTTCATCATGTTGAATCTAATGGTGCATGTGTGCTCGCTCTAGAACAAAGGCTCCAGGCTAAATGCAGTCATGATTTATGATCTCATAAGGTGGACGGGCGACAGCTCTGATTTTCTGTCACACTTCTCTGGCTTCTCCGTTCATTGTTGTCGGCACTCTTGTGCTGTATTGCTGTGTCAATCACAAAATCTGCTGCAATGTCATTATGACACTTGGTTCTGTTTGCCTCATTTGATTGACACATCTGTGATCTTACCACAGCAGCCTGCGCATGTTCTCACCATAGCAACAATCCACTTGAATCAgctgtaagaaagaaaaaataaataaataaaaagagccCATGCCTCTGTATTCATTAACTAAATGTCACGGATCCTCTGGTTGTGTGGAGCCCTTCATTTATACCAGACTCATGTAAGGAGCCCATCCATTATTCATGTTCTCACTGGAGGTTTGTTACAGGTTTCAACATTCCTCTCTGGCCCATCTGTGTCTAACAAACTGGATTGTCCAATATGCTGAAGGCCACAGGGATCGCTTTGAAGATTTTCCATGACCTCAACTTTGGAGTGTCTAATGTATGCATACTACTGCAACCAAAAATCCCCTCCCTCAGTTCTGAATTAAAGCCGCTAAACATGTGATTGCCACCCTCCCCTGTGTCCAGGCTATGCCATTTTAACCTACATACCAAAACCTGGACTCACAAACATGCGACAGAGGCCTGAAGCCAACTCACGTGCTATCATATCGGGGTCAACTTTCCACCTCACTCTTACAGGAAATGGCGGCTTATAGGGCAGAGAAGGGGAGTCTGGAAAAACAGGGAGGAGAAAAGATTTCGCAGGGCCTGGGAATGAgcacaaaggaaaacacagctCAGACTCCAGATGTGGAAGCaccctgtacacacacacatacatacatatacacacaaataaaatcacacatatacaaacactcACAGAAAAGGAGGAGGTAAAAAGGGCTGTAAAAGCTGCTCTTGGAGCTCCGCTTGGCATCTTGTGATTGGTTGGTTCGTAGTTCCCGTGAGCTAATTCCTTGGCAAGTCCACTGCACTGGGGATCATCCGCAAAGATGGATGGCAGTCTTTGGCAAACAGAAGAGAACAATACTGTATACAATTCATTTACAAAGCACTATATGCCAATTTACTAGGATATCTGCCTGGTCTAATTGCGTACAGATCGTCTTGTCAAGATTACCTTGAGAACTGCTGCATTGCCACTGAAATCGGAAAGCTTTCTTTTAAACATGTATGATCAAAAGTGGAATAACTAATAAAAACACGCACAATTGGACAAGGGGATCCTTTTTtcaattcaagcactttttaGCAGCCTTGGGGGGGATGAGTGCGAATGTTTGCGCTTGCATTGACAGTGAATTtttgatgtttcttttttacctgATGTGGCTCTATTGCTGTTTTATGAACTCAGTTTCATGTACTGTataatttgacagttttttttacaatgtaatGTGTCATATGTAATTTTGAATGGCGACCGTGAAAAAGAGAGCCTGCTCTCAGTGGCCCTTGTATGCTTTAAATAAaggatgatgataatgataatgatccTTGAACACACCAAAACACAGCCTCCAATTTGTGAACAAGGAGAAATGAGAGTGAATAGATGAATGTTATAACCCTAGAGACATTTGAATGAAAGGGGTTTGGttctaatgttaaaaaaaaccaaactgctgTTTGccagcagctctctctctctctctctccttctctctctcacacacacacacacacacacacagaatttatCGTTGTCATTCAGTTTTCTAATGTGCACCATTATCTTGTTTAGTCTAGACTTAAAAGACAATGGCTCCACTATTCCAATTCTTTTTCTAGGGGGAGTACGGTCTGTCACTTCATTAGCTGAACCTGGCCAGCGTTCACATGGCAACCACTggcaaacatactgtaaatgcatCACCAGCGACCTCCACAAAAGTGCAGACATCAAAACGTGAACTAGGTAGAAAAGAGCAGAGACGAATCCATGACTAGGAGGCGTTCAGTGAGCACAATCGTGCAAATGACTTGctttaaaaagacacattttctgaaTGAATCATTGACATTGCTTTTGGAGAGCGCTTACATTCTGCATTTGTACAAGGCTGAAATGTTGGGAAATGCAAGTGAGTCACCTCGAAGTTATTGCTAATTAAATTCAACATATTTGGGGTTTTAGTGGAAGTCTTTGTGTTGCGTCACCTAGTGGGGAAGAAGGTGCCTCTTACATTTGACTgcaattcaatttaaattgtctcacacaaaaataaatgctatGCAAACATGAAGTTGTAGGAGGAGGTGTGGTAAATCAGGCAGTTTGCATGctgtggggaaatttacatttttacagcagcaagacagtaaagataaagataataaataataaacatgcattatagACAATATAGAAAATATTGTAAtagaaaattacaatataaaaagatatCAACACTTAGACTATAAAACAttagttaaaatagaatgtagaatgtatataaacataatgGACTTGATATTaacagtataaatatgtataatactGTATGCAAGTGCATAATCGGTATGTGTCGTAAAACGTGCCCAGCTGTACAGATCACCCTGCTTATAAAATGGGGGCAACAGTGCCACCCTGTGTGCAAAACCAGTAGAAACCAGTCCTATTTCAAAATCAGCAACACTGActgggatttcttttttttcaccccagGAGCTGCAGAGCAAGAGCAAAGTGTGTGCCAACGTGTTCTGTGGGGCCGGCAGGGAATGTGCTGTCACTGAGAAGGGGGAGCCCAGCTGTCTGTGCATAGAGGTGAGTTGCAGCACAGCAGAAAGAATCACTTCTTCCTAGACTTTCTGTGCGGTTATTTTGATAAAATCTCGTGCTATACAGTAATTAAAACTCAAATCAAATGAGACATGAGACACAATGTTGTAACTCTCTTTTCAGACCTGTAAGCCCCACAAGAGGTCAGTGTGTGGCAGCAATGCTAAGACCTACAGGAATCATTGTGAGCTCCACAGAGATGCTTGTCTGACCGGCTTGAAGATCCAGGTGGCCCATGATGGACACTGCCAGGGTAAATAACAGCACACAAGATGATCCCAGCGCAAGTAATATCACCAGTCGTATCGCACAGTCTTCCTCCGCAAATTAGAATGTCCTTAGTCTAAATGTGTGACACTTATTATCCTCGGATGATTTCCTACCATAATGCTAATTTGAAAAATGCATCATGTCGAGAGGCAAAAAGAAGTTTGCTCCACTTTACATGGGATGGCATTCGGCTCATCTGATGAGTGTTGATAAGGAGTGCTGataacgtctttttttttttcatggcacTGATATGTGAGGTGATCGGGTTGACAGTCAGCCATATACAGCCTGACTGAGACAATCAGCAGATACATTTGCTATCCTCGCCTTGACCTATCATATCGATGCATCTAATGTGGGCTTATCtaaactgctctctctctcttgaagATGTTGCACGGCTTGTGTCCTCGCTGGCCTGAACATTGATCGCAGCAGTGGCAGAATCAAGAGCAATAGTTATCTCTGTGCTGTCTCATCTTCACAGACCTTTGGACGAGTGCTCAGTCACAACCGGGTTAAGCTTTGTTAATCTGAACTAGTGCAGTAGCTGTTCAATATGTGCCTGTTGGATTTTCTTCTTGCGTTTCTTATCTCAACACTGCCAAAAATTGGCGccgcacacactggtgcccttagtaagtcacctgctaTGTAAGTTTGAAGCCAGTCAAGTGGGTCATTTGACAGCTTTGTTGTGAAGATGCAGGCAGATGTTGCATTTATAGATAAATGAAGTCAACGGTGTTGAGTCAATTTGCCTCAAATGTtgtgttctctcttttttcaaatctcttttagaaaaaaagactGAGCAGGCAGCTGCCAGCCCAGGTGAGTTTGTGTGATAAGTGGGAAAAATGTAACCACgttttttggttttataaaTCTTAATCAAGCAATCAATAATGCATTGTCATACTGACACACTCACAAGAGGACAGTGAGTTCAGTGATATCGGAGATATCTCGCAAGATAGATTTTATTATTTGGATTATTCATTGACGTCTGTATATGTCCCCACCCTGCAGTGGTATGCTACGCTGCCGACCGCAATGAGCTGAGGAGTCGTGTGATCCAGTGGCTGCAGACTGAGGTTGTCCCAGACGGCTGGTTTGTCAAAGGATCCAACTTCTCTGACATCCTGCTCAAATACTTCAAGGTGGGAGTCTTTTCTCTGCTGTGGGCAGCAACACAAAATGAAACCTAGCCTTTGTGCACAACATTACACAGCTAGCATCTGTATGAATGTCTGTCTCTCGGCCCCCCTTCACCCCAGTATTTATTCCCAGTGTGCGCCACATTTTGAAGATATACTTGTATACTATAATCTTTCAACGCTTACATCGTCTACAAACATGCTACATGGATCTGgagtgggtggagtggctcagtggttaagaccggtaccctatgtgcgaaaaacatcatggtcgcaatggtcgcaagttcgattccaccccacgctgattgtactcaattccattgtaagtcgctttggataaaagcgtctgctaaatgacatgtaatgtaatgtaatctgaAGATTCCACCACAACACCACGGCCAGAGAATTTCACAAGGCAGCGATACCGATGCTGATTGTAAAGTACTACGTATGTCATGCTCAGATGCAATATGTCATTTagataaaacatatatataaagagtAATATGAGCATAATAATGTAACTTTGTCCCACTGTACACGACACACAAAACTCAAACTGTGAGTCTGTTTTACTGAGACAATGTGCTCATTTTGAGGTGTTTTCCATGGAAACAGAATACAAAACACGGTGTTTGCGTCCTACGGGTGTTTGCGACCCCCTTGCATGGTACCTGGATTAGGATTGGCCTATATATTGCATTAACAAGCAAGAGGCAGCTCTATCAGTACCTTGTCAGTTCAGCACTGAATACACATTTGTGTAAAGCAGGGGTCACGCAACTTTTTTGGGTCGAGAACAATATGGAGGGTTACCATATAAACATTCAAATGATGAATTCagttgcatacacattaattccagtgcttactcctaacgATTATCAATGATATTTTACTGAGTGATCACATGGAGCTATCctaggaaaacaaaacatgcacaattttagttttattaaacGGTCTCTCTCTGTCAAATCTTCGTCAGCCATTAAAACTGTGCAGGCAACTTATTGGCCGTGTTGGTGACCGCTGATGTAAACGTGCAAAAAAAGTACtatatttgattttaattttgtaGTCCGATGACTATTTCTGCtccatttctatttttaatgtCCCATATTGTACAAAGTGAGATTTCCAGGTCACCACTGGAACAATTACACATCTGCTTCTTTTTAATCTAATAATTGCATCAGGAATAATCAGTGAAAGCTTAGTTTCAGCATGTTGTTTGCTCAAAATCGACCGTCCCAGTTCCGTACCCCTTGAGACAATTGACCTCCAGCCATGTACcaccttctcccacacaccgtGTCTGTAAGGGAATCACTGCTCTGCATGAAGGTGACTCTGTCCCTCTTCTGTGTCCGTCCTTGTTTCTACAGTCTTATGACAATGGAGATTCTCAGCTAGACTCGACAGAGCTCCTCAAATTCATCCAGCACAATGATTCCGTTGTGGAGATGCAGTCCTACGCTGACCAGGAGAGCAACAAGCTGCTCAGgttagtgtgtttgtgggtttggACTGTATGTTGTTTGCATTATCACATCACTTGTCAGTAATGTTTGCACAGACCGGCCTAATCTTTGACCTGTGGTGCTATTTTAAGGTATGTACTCTAAGTCATTGAACTCAATTTAGGCCAGTGCAGACTTCCCTGACGCCAGCCTCCTACACAACTAGCAATGTATTAATTAAACGTGATTATTTGATTTTGTAGTGTattagtctctgtgtgtgcagcaggtgatgtttattctgtttttttgtgtgtgtgtgtgtgtgtattacaggAGCCTGTGTGTTGATGCCCTCATCGAGCTTTCCGATGACAACGCAGACTGGAAGCTGAGCTTCGATGAGTTCCTTAACTGCCTGAAACCTGGCTTCAATCCACCAGAGAAGAGTGAGCTTCGAGTGACACATCATAATTATGCTAAATGAATGCGGTTGTGGAGCAGCCCCGACATTCagtgaaatgtggaaaatgaGCCTCACGCTTGTCTTGAGGAGTTTGTCATCAGATGTTAACGCATCTGAGATAAAGTGAGATAAGGTTCACTGGGCTCTGTGGCACTCCCCTGTCAGAGGGAAATTCAGTACATTTTCAGTTCAGTCCTTTTATTGGTTTAACTTGGTTTACAGACAGGCTCTGGATCTGTGCTGCATTTAAGAACAAGCAGACTCATGTACACAGAGAAATCAAGACTTTTAAGCCTGGAGCTTTAAACAGAATgatgttaaatatttgaaaagcATTTAAAATAGCTTCTTGGACTCACTTGCTTCGTGTGAGTGTTGGCTTTTCTTCATTGAGTCTTATATGTGTCAGCAAATGAGTGATGTGCTTTTTACATGAAGCCACTGGAGgataaatgtctgttttcttATCTGTGATCTTGGCTAAATAACGTGtgtcgtgtgttttttttctgcagaatgTGCCTTGGAGGATGAGACATATGAGGACGGAGCAGAGACCCAGGTGGAGTGCAACCGCTGTGTCTGCGCATGTGGCAACTGGGTCTGCACTGCGATGACCTGTGCTGGTCAGTCAGAGTACTGGAGATTATTTTCAGTCCGTtcaatgtattttaatgttctACTGATCAACTCACACATGGATCCCCTGTTTTATTATGTGTCCAGACAAAATTGCAGCTGTGGATGAATCCACAGATGCTGGAGCAGAGATGACTGAGGAGGAGTGGAACCTTCGCGTGGCTGAGCTCAACAAGCACCAGGTCTGCCTTTGCAATCTGGAAATCATTTACgaaaaatattataattaatcATAGTTCTATCACACAACAGGATATGATGTCGTTATTATTCCTGAAGGTCATTTTGTCAGCAGTATTTAAGCATAAAGAACAAAGGATGAAACCAGAGCTCAGGTTGGGTGATATGACCAACACatattcattataaaaaaacattataaaaaaactCACTAGCCAGCCCGAACTAGACCACACTACAATTTAAACACTAGtagtatttaagtatttaatgTATACAGTATTTCAAAGCTCCATCACCGCCCCACTTCTCTTACaacgtctgtgtgtttgttttaaggaTCATTTGAACTGCATTTGAATCAAACTGCTCAGCCGGCACAATACAATTCCCCCTAGGAATAGGAGCTTGTACATTCTTATGTGAGTCGTTCTCTCCGCAGCTTTAGGATTCTTGGCATGAAAAGTAAAGCAACAAATCATAGGGATGTTTTCTCTAAATTAGGGCGATAAAAACTATCAAATTGAGAGTAGATGTCTcctacagcctcctactccacagactacagcggcagcggtctgtgatgccgctcgcgatcgccggtgctgtccctaaatacaccagactcctctgttaaatagagagatttccctggtagttgttggagatcaacccacgtttttagcattgttaagtagttttaagtgatctacagttcaacgctgttcggcttgatttgtgtgtgggacatctcttcctgtgacggcactctggccaatCAGCGGCCGGCAATCattgagcaggtactaaaaatacaGGTACTATggtagtggaaacgctacttaaaccgtggcgtggcgaggcaaggcgagtagagccggtggaaatgcgccattagaaTGCAGTCACCATAACCTGGCCAGTACTCACATTTATGAGCATCTCTTACTAGAATCTTCGACTCAACTGCTCGTGGCATTGACTCCAATGTTAGTGAAGAACCTGTATATAATGACACTCTGTTAGGATAAATAATGCACAAAAGATGAGCTCAGTGTTATAGTTAGAACATCAAGGACAAATTCATTCCCGCCAGTGTTGCGGGAATGTACAAAGTCAATGAAAAGTACAAAGGAGTACTTCAGATTAATAATTTAGTAGTAATTTGTAATTCATATAAAGTCCCCAAGACATATATATTACAGAATCAATGTCTGCCTATAATAGTCTACCAGACTGATGAGCAGTCTTAAAATACAATGTATGTATGTGATGATGCTGTCAATGGCCACACAGGACACTGTCACTGCAGTGTCTTTTGTCTCCCTGAGCAAACAATAGTGATTGTCTCTCCGTGCACCCAGGACAATTACTACAGTCTCTTCTAGAAGATAGTCTCGAACATCCATCTATACATACAAACGCTTtacatccacatgagggtcgcggggctgctggagccaatcccagctgacataggcggAGTTCACCCTGGACTTCTacaacctggaaaaaaaaaaggaaaatctacTGTCCTAGAACAAAGGTTCCCAACCTCTGGGGGGCACATAGCTTCACACAAGGCCATGAAACCATTTGAATTTTAAGGGTGTGATCATTTgtacatgtaaaatataaatgacatagcattttattcatttgtttagggaaaacaaattacaaatgatTTTTTCCAGCTGAATGACCAGGTTttacagatgtaaaaaaaaaagctgagccGGAAGAGGAGAATGCTAAATTTCTCAAAATGATGGCGTAATAAATACATTCTCAGAGCACCAGGCAGCATGGACTTTGAAGATGTGTGTATGATAattacataatacataatattttttaattttttttcaatatcaTACACATATTTAAGATGTGGTATACTCCTACTTCTTTTTTGTAAGTGTTTGTGGGTAGTGTGGGGGCCTCATTGTATACAATGGTAACATTATGTCTTGTTCTTTAAGTTAAAGGGTGGGAACCACTGTCTTAGAATATCTACAATGAgtataaatgtgtatgtgagagtATGTGAGTGTGCTTGCTTATAGGCGAGTATGAGAGCATGAGGCTCACAAGTTAGCTTTAGGACTCTGGCTGGAGGCCACAGCTGAGTCAGCAGGGTCACGTAAGCGGCCAACTGATAACAGTTGCATTGCAGCTCTGTGGGTGTACATTTATCATGACCAGGTTTATGCTATAGTCTTTGAGGACTTGGCTTCACATTAGACGGTTGCTTTATGAATGGGTAAAACTATATAATGATGTGTCGTCAAAAAATATGTGTGCACGTCATTATGTATGCAGAATGTTAATGAAACAatacatctgtttttttttactatcgTAAATACAGGAAACAGTGGAGAAGATGAAGGCGAGCACAAAGG
Above is a window of Solea senegalensis isolate Sse05_10M linkage group LG2, IFAPA_SoseM_1, whole genome shotgun sequence DNA encoding:
- the LOC122765145 gene encoding follistatin-related protein 1-like produces the protein MLRSVAVLLLLSVALATAEELQSKSKVCANVFCGAGRECAVTEKGEPSCLCIETCKPHKRSVCGSNAKTYRNHCELHRDACLTGLKIQVAHDGHCQEKKTEQAAASPVVCYAADRNELRSRVIQWLQTEVVPDGWFVKGSNFSDILLKYFKSYDNGDSQLDSTELLKFIQHNDSVVEMQSYADQESNKLLRSLCVDALIELSDDNADWKLSFDEFLNCLKPGFNPPEKKCALEDETYEDGAETQVECNRCVCACGNWVCTAMTCADKIAAVDESTDAGAEMTEEEWNLRVAELNKHQETVEKMKASTKEA